From Brevibacillus marinus, a single genomic window includes:
- the dnaG gene encoding DNA primase produces MSRSTSEEFVQQVRSAIDIVEVISEYVPLKKSGRSMVGLCPFHSEKTPSFHVSAERQFFHCFGCKAGGDVFSFLMQMEQLTFPEALRKLAERAGIPLPAADPPLGDNQNTAKLAMYEAHKLAAKLYHHVLTSMPHGQKALEYLRRRGLTEQTIAEYQIGYAPDSWDFLATWLKKRGFSLPVMVEAGLLARGENGQRIYDRFRGRIMFPIHDTQGEVIGFGGRSLDGSQPKYLNSPETPLFSKSHLLFNLHRARTAIRKRKQAVLFEGYVDVITAWQAGVQQGIATLGTALTEHQARLLRRNAEQVILCYDGDAAGQEAAEKAVSLLQQAGCSVRVATLPPGVDPDEYIRRNGAEAFSQNVLLQALPVTAFRLQQLRARHALRDADDQARYVQEALQLIAQLPSAVERDMYERQLAEEFSLSLDAVKAEARKAYRRQKIQQQRDKVASAWNNSINNGKFTLTKTLPPAHQTAERMLLYYMIRSREVAERVQQECGARFYTDEHSALAAYLYAYYAEGNPEDPGRFLHYVQDEKCKQLASGLAMMECKEHVSDEEISDYIRQVNSYPLRAQLDELRAEQQRLALQAANEVDEAARRQTVMEAARLGMRIHQLENALKEG; encoded by the coding sequence ATGTCAAGATCCACTTCCGAGGAGTTTGTTCAGCAAGTTCGTTCAGCAATTGATATCGTTGAGGTGATCAGCGAATATGTTCCGTTAAAAAAGAGTGGACGCTCCATGGTCGGGCTGTGCCCGTTCCATTCCGAAAAAACGCCTTCTTTCCACGTCAGCGCCGAGCGTCAGTTTTTTCACTGCTTTGGCTGCAAGGCTGGGGGGGATGTTTTTTCCTTTCTCATGCAGATGGAACAACTCACGTTTCCGGAGGCGCTGCGCAAGCTGGCGGAGAGGGCCGGCATCCCGCTTCCCGCCGCTGATCCTCCGCTCGGTGACAACCAGAACACAGCCAAGCTGGCGATGTATGAAGCGCACAAACTGGCGGCGAAGCTGTACCATCACGTACTCACGTCGATGCCCCACGGGCAAAAGGCGCTGGAGTATCTTCGCCGGCGCGGGCTGACCGAGCAGACGATAGCCGAGTATCAAATCGGCTATGCGCCTGATTCCTGGGATTTTCTCGCCACCTGGCTGAAGAAGCGCGGGTTCTCCTTGCCGGTCATGGTGGAGGCAGGCCTGTTGGCGCGCGGCGAAAACGGGCAGCGCATCTACGACCGCTTTCGCGGACGGATCATGTTTCCCATCCACGACACGCAGGGGGAAGTGATCGGTTTTGGCGGCCGCTCGCTTGACGGCTCGCAGCCGAAGTACCTGAACAGTCCGGAAACGCCGTTGTTTTCCAAGAGCCACCTCCTGTTTAACCTGCACCGCGCCCGGACGGCGATCCGCAAGCGGAAACAGGCAGTCTTGTTTGAGGGATACGTCGACGTGATCACCGCCTGGCAGGCGGGGGTGCAGCAAGGGATAGCCACGCTGGGCACCGCCCTGACCGAACACCAGGCGCGCCTGCTGCGGCGCAATGCCGAGCAGGTGATCCTCTGCTACGACGGGGATGCGGCTGGGCAGGAGGCTGCGGAAAAGGCGGTGTCGCTGCTGCAGCAAGCGGGCTGCTCCGTGCGCGTGGCAACGCTGCCGCCAGGCGTTGACCCCGACGAGTACATCCGGCGCAACGGCGCGGAGGCATTTTCGCAAAACGTGCTGCTGCAGGCGCTGCCGGTTACGGCCTTTCGCCTGCAGCAGCTGCGGGCCAGACATGCGCTGCGGGATGCGGACGATCAGGCGCGTTATGTGCAAGAAGCGCTGCAGCTGATTGCACAGCTGCCCAGCGCGGTCGAGCGGGACATGTACGAACGGCAGTTGGCGGAGGAGTTCTCTTTATCCCTGGATGCCGTCAAGGCGGAAGCGCGAAAAGCATATAGGCGCCAAAAAATACAACAACAAAGGGATAAAGTGGCGTCAGCATGGAATAATAGTATAAATAATGGCAAATTTACGCTCACCAAAACATTGCCGCCGGCACATCAAACGGCAGAACGAATGCTGCTTTACTACATGATCCGCAGCAGAGAGGTGGCTGAACGGGTACAGCAGGAATGCGGCGCCCGTTTTTATACGGATGAACACAGCGCCTTGGCTGCGTATCTGTACGCGTACTATGCAGAGGGGAACCCGGAAGACCCGGGCCGTTTTCTTCACTATGTGCAAGATGAAAAGTGCAAGCAATTAGCCTCGGGATTGGCCATGATGGAGTGCAAGGAGCACGTATCAGACGAAGAGATCAGCGACTACATCAGACAGGTGAACAGCTACCCGCTGCGTGCCCAACTCGATGAATTGCGGGCCGAGCAGCAGAGATTGGCGTTACAGGCTGCAAACGAAGTGGATGAAGCAGCCCGCAGACAGACGGTGATGGAAGCAGCCAGGCTTGGGATGAGAATTCATCAGTTGGAAAATGCTTTAAAAGAAGGGTAG